From a region of the Halodesulfovibrio sp. genome:
- a CDS encoding glycosyltransferase: protein MPNAPQRILVVPPLDKADYCVASGCAEALEALGHSVSIFDTEPWLPMCSALQKLPVRLNYQEKLNAQGIELISSAVAAVAEAKQVDIVLGFPDSPITASTRKELQGQSVRTVCWMTTESGRFPFWRKVIEGYDVVATIEHEPFISELSVLGHTPAYLPFAAKSDCKTPVSTHTAAEDMIVVLGDASDELANALVRHIERGIVLWGDGWDKYEQFVPYYQGKLSSLTRSERKALYRDAAIIVNLHSKNIGGGDTVNMEIFAIASCGGFQLVDKRTLMEGMFSYDELVIFESAEELSEQITEFVDDRDTRLEYVRNAQKLVLSKHTYEHRMRKLLDVLFASE, encoded by the coding sequence ATGCCTAATGCTCCACAACGGATACTTGTTGTCCCTCCTCTTGATAAAGCAGATTACTGTGTTGCATCAGGCTGTGCTGAGGCTCTCGAAGCGTTAGGGCATAGTGTTTCTATTTTTGATACAGAGCCTTGGCTACCAATGTGTTCCGCATTACAGAAGCTTCCTGTCAGGCTCAACTATCAGGAAAAGCTAAACGCACAAGGCATAGAGCTTATCTCCAGCGCTGTTGCGGCAGTTGCGGAAGCAAAACAAGTGGACATAGTGCTGGGATTTCCTGATTCGCCTATAACTGCCAGCACTCGAAAAGAGTTGCAGGGGCAGTCTGTTCGTACTGTTTGTTGGATGACTACCGAAAGCGGAAGATTTCCATTCTGGCGGAAAGTTATAGAAGGGTATGACGTTGTTGCGACAATTGAGCATGAGCCTTTTATCAGCGAGCTTTCAGTTTTAGGGCACACACCGGCTTATTTGCCGTTTGCGGCAAAAAGTGATTGCAAGACTCCCGTTAGTACGCACACGGCTGCGGAAGATATGATTGTTGTGCTTGGAGACGCCAGTGATGAATTGGCAAATGCCTTGGTGCGCCACATTGAGCGCGGTATTGTTTTGTGGGGCGACGGTTGGGATAAGTATGAACAGTTCGTGCCATATTATCAGGGTAAACTGTCCTCGCTGACTCGGTCTGAACGCAAAGCATTATATCGGGATGCAGCTATTATCGTAAACCTTCATTCCAAAAATATTGGTGGCGGTGATACGGTTAATATGGAAATATTTGCTATTGCATCCTGTGGTGGATTTCAGCTTGTTGATAAGCGAACATTAATGGAAGGCATGTTTTCGTATGACGAACTGGTGATTTTTGAATCAGCGGAAGAGTTGTCAGAGCAGATAACAGAGTTTGTTGATGATCGGGATACTCGTTTGGAGTATGTGCGGAATGCACAGAAACTTGTGTTATCTAAGCATACATATGAACATCGAATGCGAAAGCTGCTGGATGTTCTTTTTGCATCGGAATAA
- a CDS encoding C4-type zinc ribbon domain-containing protein: MSLYLKQIEQLVALQLVDDEILGITSELDEAPKEVEALQERFDALENQRNRFLEKIDHLKGQEKRINSEIENDSLKVKKSKSKLMLVGNTKEYHAMMREMDNLEKLNRLREEEKLALSEELDRQQMAVSDMDERYSIIKEELEEKKASLKRRVDEANVVLEKLDKKRNVAGKEVPTPILNRYEFIRSRLDNPVIVSVKEQVCNGCHIAIPPQSYIELQKGHQILSCPNCQRLIYWSEHFGSEEEATTEA, encoded by the coding sequence TTGAGCCTGTATTTAAAGCAAATCGAACAGCTTGTTGCATTGCAGCTTGTTGATGATGAAATCCTTGGTATCACCAGTGAACTTGATGAAGCTCCAAAAGAAGTTGAAGCTCTTCAAGAACGCTTTGATGCGCTTGAAAACCAGCGCAACCGTTTCCTTGAGAAAATTGACCATCTCAAAGGACAAGAAAAACGCATTAACTCTGAGATTGAAAACGACTCTCTCAAAGTTAAAAAAAGTAAATCCAAGCTCATGCTCGTTGGTAACACCAAAGAGTACCATGCAATGATGCGCGAAATGGACAACTTGGAAAAGCTGAACCGTCTTCGCGAAGAAGAAAAGCTTGCTCTTTCTGAAGAACTAGATCGCCAGCAGATGGCTGTTTCTGACATGGATGAACGCTACAGCATCATCAAAGAGGAATTGGAAGAAAAGAAAGCCAGCCTCAAACGCCGTGTTGACGAAGCTAACGTTGTTCTCGAAAAGCTTGATAAAAAACGTAACGTAGCAGGTAAAGAAGTTCCTACTCCTATCCTTAACCGTTACGAATTCATCCGTTCTCGTCTGGATAACCCAGTTATCGTTTCTGTAAAAGAACAGGTGTGCAACGGTTGCCACATTGCTATTCCACCGCAGAGCTACATTGAGCTTCAGAAAGGTCATCAGATTCTTAGCTGCCCTAACTGCCAGCGTTTGATCTACTGGTCAGAACATTTTGGTAGCGAAGAAGAAGCCACAACAGAAGCTTAA
- a CDS encoding bifunctional precorrin-2 dehydrogenase/sirohydrochlorin ferrochelatase, with protein MRYYPLLLDLHGTHCLIVGFGKVGQRKLATLLKANPAQVTVLDTFSIEEVEDADMLQLLNNPFVTYSQRSFEASDVAGKTLVFASTGSRTVNKQVSDACAAHNILCNVIDDPSSGTFTVPAHIEKGDLLITLSTGGASPALSRKIKKELEKQVGDKYAPVVTLMGRIRPLILELANDTEQNTTVFRNLVSSDIATAIQKKDQIAAESILRSILPETLHSNIGALLHELI; from the coding sequence ATGCGCTATTATCCTCTTCTTTTAGACCTTCATGGCACGCACTGCCTTATTGTAGGGTTCGGCAAAGTCGGTCAGCGAAAGCTTGCCACTCTTCTTAAAGCAAATCCAGCACAAGTCACCGTTCTGGATACCTTTTCGATAGAAGAGGTCGAAGACGCCGACATGCTGCAATTACTGAACAACCCATTTGTTACCTACTCCCAGCGTAGTTTTGAAGCAAGTGATGTAGCGGGAAAAACGCTTGTTTTCGCTTCAACGGGCAGTCGAACGGTTAACAAACAAGTTTCAGATGCCTGTGCTGCACACAACATTCTGTGTAACGTAATCGACGATCCTTCAAGCGGCACATTCACCGTTCCCGCGCATATTGAAAAAGGTGACTTGCTCATTACGCTTTCTACAGGAGGTGCAAGCCCTGCCCTTTCGCGTAAAATCAAAAAAGAGCTAGAAAAACAGGTGGGTGACAAATACGCCCCTGTTGTCACGCTTATGGGGCGGATTCGTCCATTGATACTTGAACTGGCAAATGATACTGAACAGAACACGACGGTGTTCCGCAATCTGGTTTCATCCGATATTGCAACAGCCATTCAGAAAAAGGATCAGATTGCAGCTGAATCGATTTTACGGTCTATACTTCCAGAGACACTGCATTCTAACATAGGAGCGTTACTTCATGAGCTCATTTGA
- a CDS encoding glycosyltransferase family 9 protein → MKKYCVIQLGSLTDLFQTKRLILSLGKEQGQVHLVVPESLQEQAAILYPEVVLHIVSGEVQSLEELQRNPVSVALQQEEFTAVYNLHETQQNMLLSSLFSPKIMKGYWQHDERGYCDTWLRCLSRVQGRQRFLNVMDKWAHLCEAPVPSHMVNPIAMRKGGGIGVVLRDATGQTLPVEVLAGCVNAVCTASREAKVILFGEAGDEELVKALLPLLKEKVAANAVDRCFESSFEEDMDSISTLDMLVTADCSLMHAAAHVGTPVNAFFHSSAWCMENGPYGLGHRVWQADTSCAPCSASSSCAENYPCMHVFGEEQLQRFLAGKIDQNYPQGVTGYVSMLDEVGVTYMPVFGAEEHAVERLALRGVASEFVGIAKLSKTVAAGCANFYVEQDWLLPHCSKFGGDDA, encoded by the coding sequence ATGAAGAAATATTGTGTTATTCAGCTAGGCTCGCTTACCGATCTATTTCAAACAAAGCGGCTGATTTTATCGTTGGGCAAGGAACAGGGGCAAGTGCACCTTGTTGTACCTGAGTCTTTGCAAGAGCAAGCTGCTATTTTGTATCCGGAAGTCGTGCTCCATATTGTTTCTGGTGAAGTACAAAGTTTGGAAGAATTGCAACGAAACCCTGTTTCAGTGGCGTTGCAGCAAGAAGAGTTCACAGCAGTCTATAACTTGCATGAAACACAGCAGAACATGCTGCTATCTTCGCTGTTTTCTCCCAAAATAATGAAAGGGTACTGGCAGCATGACGAGCGTGGATACTGTGATACGTGGCTCAGATGTCTATCTCGTGTGCAGGGAAGGCAACGTTTTTTGAATGTCATGGATAAATGGGCGCATCTGTGCGAAGCGCCAGTCCCGTCACATATGGTAAACCCAATTGCAATGCGAAAGGGTGGTGGCATTGGCGTTGTGTTGCGTGATGCCACAGGTCAGACGCTTCCTGTCGAGGTGCTTGCTGGGTGTGTGAACGCTGTATGCACTGCGAGCCGTGAAGCAAAAGTTATTTTGTTTGGTGAAGCAGGAGATGAGGAGCTTGTAAAAGCTTTGTTGCCATTATTGAAAGAAAAGGTAGCGGCAAATGCGGTTGATCGATGTTTTGAATCTTCTTTTGAAGAAGATATGGATAGCATCAGTACGCTGGATATGCTTGTTACGGCTGATTGCAGTTTAATGCACGCAGCGGCTCATGTTGGAACACCTGTGAATGCGTTTTTCCATTCTTCAGCATGGTGCATGGAAAATGGACCATATGGCTTAGGACATAGAGTTTGGCAGGCGGATACCTCTTGTGCTCCATGTAGTGCTAGCAGTAGTTGCGCAGAAAATTATCCTTGTATGCATGTTTTTGGTGAAGAACAGTTACAGCGTTTTCTTGCAGGAAAAATTGATCAAAATTATCCTCAGGGTGTAACGGGCTATGTTTCAATGCTTGATGAAGTTGGTGTAACATATATGCCTGTTTTCGGGGCTGAAGAACATGCTGTTGAGCGCCTTGCATTACGAGGGGTGGCGTCTGAATTCGTAGGTATAGCAAAACTCAGTAAAACGGTTGCCGCTGGCTGTGCTAATTTTTATGTTGAACAGGACTGGCTGCTACCGCACTGTTCAAAATTTGGAGGTGATGATGCCTAA
- a CDS encoding Rrf2 family transcriptional regulator produces MKLSARTRYAVRILVKLGRHGTDSPLKTTSLSESSGVSVQFIEQILRPLKKAGLITSMRGAAGGHMLAQKPDSISVGDVIRIMEGNVGLTACCDKKLADDCPRKEFCTTRSVWIKASQVLENELNSISLQDIIDGNVHPIE; encoded by the coding sequence ATGAAGCTTTCTGCGCGTACTCGCTATGCTGTCCGAATTCTTGTAAAATTGGGACGGCATGGTACTGACTCTCCTTTGAAAACCACTTCCTTATCAGAATCTTCCGGAGTATCTGTACAATTTATAGAGCAAATTTTACGTCCCCTGAAAAAAGCGGGACTGATTACAAGCATGCGCGGCGCAGCTGGCGGTCACATGCTTGCCCAAAAGCCCGACTCGATTTCAGTTGGGGACGTAATCCGGATAATGGAAGGAAATGTTGGTCTTACAGCTTGTTGTGATAAAAAACTTGCTGATGACTGTCCACGCAAAGAGTTCTGCACAACTCGTAGTGTATGGATAAAAGCATCACAGGTTTTAGAAAATGAGCTTAACTCAATATCTCTTCAAGATATTATTGATGGCAACGTCCATCCAATCGAATAA
- the ccsA gene encoding cytochrome c biogenesis protein CcsA: MSSFELFSILIVTLYCLGALTVFAGSITKSAKFKKFSNALTITGFGFHTILLGYAMAQNGWALHSGYYISMLSWSLLLIYFFMWWRFKLSFLSLTASPLALVLFIGSFHAKNAMHLPKAWSGAFFGLHIGTLFLSFGLLAMAFGAGILFTRLERKIKSKEPLNDFEKEMPALSTFDKVNQLAVVAGFPLYTVGLVTGFIWARIEWGRVLSGDPKEIVSLGVWFVYAWLFHQRLVMGWRGRKAAHAAIWIFSICMFSLIGINIFTSTHHSFLQ, from the coding sequence ATGAGCTCATTTGAGCTATTCTCTATCTTAATCGTCACGTTGTATTGTTTGGGTGCTCTAACCGTTTTTGCAGGCTCAATTACTAAGAGTGCCAAATTTAAAAAATTTTCCAACGCATTGACTATAACCGGCTTTGGATTTCATACAATCCTGCTGGGATACGCCATGGCGCAAAACGGCTGGGCGTTGCATTCCGGCTACTATATTTCCATGCTTTCATGGAGTTTGCTGCTTATTTACTTTTTCATGTGGTGGCGATTCAAACTTTCTTTTTTATCACTCACTGCATCACCGCTTGCACTTGTTCTCTTTATAGGTTCATTCCACGCCAAAAATGCAATGCATTTACCTAAAGCATGGTCAGGCGCGTTCTTTGGGCTGCACATCGGAACTTTGTTCTTGAGCTTCGGCTTACTTGCAATGGCTTTTGGTGCGGGAATTCTGTTCACCAGACTTGAACGAAAAATCAAGTCAAAAGAACCACTTAATGATTTTGAAAAAGAAATGCCTGCATTATCTACCTTTGACAAAGTTAACCAGCTTGCTGTAGTTGCCGGTTTTCCTTTGTACACTGTAGGCTTGGTAACCGGTTTTATATGGGCTCGTATAGAATGGGGCAGAGTTCTTAGTGGTGACCCGAAAGAAATTGTTTCTTTAGGTGTCTGGTTTGTCTACGCGTGGCTGTTCCATCAGCGACTCGTAATGGGATGGCGTGGTCGCAAGGCTGCACATGCAGCTATCTGGATATTCAGTATCTGCATGTTCTCATTAATTGGCATTAATATATTTACATCAACTCATCATAGCTTTCTTCAGTAA
- a CDS encoding Nif3-like dinuclear metal center hexameric protein gives MKTADVIKKIEETAFLCGAASWDNCGVQIPSQKKEVQKLAVALDPTENTIQQAIAKGADFVLTHHPLLMKPRYLNKLDTHFSIVSALITHDTCLYSAHTSLDANPEGPAGWLARALNLQQCKLLSNTCTFEPKAVAFSLPQRVDTHAMLNDWENNPHVLHIRYAAPLVNVTYNKEHRSAVLAQLVADLDELPIFMPSTPDTDSKSLGFGTIGTLPNPVSFGIFAEQLASVVDRDYWVRSGPVPETVSKVAYCTGSGSDFAPKAFAMGADVFITGDVKYHSALDTTGCILDVGHFSLEEEMMRQFSVQLTKELDGIEIFFLPAQDPMRLIGPFA, from the coding sequence ATGAAAACAGCTGACGTTATCAAAAAAATTGAAGAAACAGCTTTTCTTTGCGGTGCGGCTTCGTGGGATAATTGCGGTGTACAAATCCCCAGCCAGAAAAAAGAAGTACAAAAACTTGCTGTTGCCCTTGATCCAACAGAAAACACTATTCAACAAGCCATTGCAAAAGGTGCAGACTTTGTACTAACGCATCACCCCTTGTTGATGAAACCGCGATACTTGAACAAGCTGGATACACATTTTTCAATTGTATCAGCGCTCATTACGCACGATACATGCTTATACAGTGCGCATACCTCGCTGGATGCAAACCCAGAAGGTCCAGCTGGCTGGTTAGCAAGAGCGCTCAACTTGCAGCAGTGCAAATTATTGAGCAACACTTGCACCTTTGAACCGAAAGCTGTGGCTTTCTCACTGCCGCAACGCGTTGATACACACGCTATGCTCAATGACTGGGAAAACAACCCGCACGTTCTGCATATCCGTTACGCTGCTCCTTTGGTCAACGTAACATATAATAAAGAACACAGAAGCGCTGTTCTTGCACAGCTTGTAGCAGATTTGGACGAGCTGCCAATTTTTATGCCTTCTACTCCAGACACGGATTCCAAAAGCCTTGGATTTGGAACTATCGGCACTTTGCCAAACCCCGTATCTTTTGGCATATTCGCTGAGCAGCTTGCCTCAGTCGTAGATCGTGATTATTGGGTTAGAAGCGGTCCGGTTCCGGAAACAGTATCAAAGGTTGCATACTGCACAGGATCAGGCAGCGATTTTGCCCCGAAAGCATTTGCGATGGGTGCAGATGTATTTATTACTGGCGATGTCAAATATCACTCTGCTCTGGATACAACCGGATGCATTCTTGATGTTGGACATTTCAGTCTTGAAGAAGAAATGATGCGTCAATTCTCCGTGCAGCTCACGAAAGAACTTGATGGCATAGAAATATTTTTCCTGCCAGCGCAGGACCCTATGCGTTTGATTGGTCCATTCGCATAA
- the ispD gene encoding 2-C-methyl-D-erythritol 4-phosphate cytidylyltransferase: protein MHCWSIILAAGSGTRLSAATNGVKKQFLEWKGAPLFWHSAITFSHTARVRGLIFVFPEEDLEEAKATLTKLDFGRRLGLPWLVVAGGARRQDSVYNGLQALPTNCSHVLIHDAARPFFSASLNNTLLDALSDGADAVIPALPVTDTIKVVSENTVSHTLDRSTLKACQTPQGFDKKKLLEGHNTSLAEGWEVTDDASIAEQAGISVTTVQGEAANIKITNPEDLAMIEQKQPAMPVPVTGWGYDVHRYGTGRPMKLGGIPIQGAPEVVAHSDGDVLLHALCDAILGCMGDGDIGEHFPDSSEQFDNISSGVLLNEVYDKFLQKGYRLTNVDLTIIAQVPRLVPWKPQIKKNICRMLKLTDEQVNVKATTEEKLGFTGEKKGIKAVAAVMALRG, encoded by the coding sequence ATGCATTGCTGGTCCATAATTCTTGCAGCCGGTTCCGGCACACGCCTTTCTGCCGCTACAAATGGCGTAAAAAAACAATTTTTAGAATGGAAAGGTGCTCCCCTTTTCTGGCATTCTGCAATTACATTTTCGCATACTGCCCGCGTTCGTGGATTGATCTTTGTCTTTCCCGAAGAAGACCTTGAAGAGGCAAAAGCGACGCTTACAAAGCTAGACTTTGGTCGCAGACTCGGACTGCCTTGGCTAGTAGTTGCTGGCGGAGCACGCAGACAAGATTCTGTCTACAATGGACTTCAAGCTCTTCCAACAAATTGCAGTCATGTGCTTATTCATGATGCAGCACGTCCTTTCTTTTCTGCCTCACTTAATAACACCCTTCTTGATGCTCTATCAGATGGGGCAGATGCAGTGATTCCTGCACTTCCGGTAACTGACACAATTAAAGTTGTTTCAGAAAATACCGTCAGTCACACTCTTGATCGCTCCACGCTGAAGGCTTGCCAAACTCCGCAAGGCTTCGACAAAAAGAAATTACTTGAGGGGCACAATACAAGCCTAGCTGAAGGGTGGGAAGTAACGGACGACGCATCCATTGCAGAACAAGCCGGAATCAGTGTGACTACAGTTCAAGGCGAAGCTGCAAATATCAAAATCACAAATCCGGAAGACCTTGCTATGATCGAACAAAAACAACCAGCAATGCCAGTACCAGTTACAGGATGGGGATACGATGTGCACCGCTACGGGACAGGTCGCCCTATGAAACTGGGCGGAATCCCTATTCAAGGCGCTCCTGAGGTGGTTGCGCATTCCGACGGTGATGTTCTTCTCCATGCATTATGTGATGCTATATTGGGATGCATGGGCGATGGCGATATCGGCGAACATTTTCCAGACTCATCAGAGCAGTTCGACAACATTTCAAGCGGCGTGCTCCTCAATGAGGTCTATGACAAGTTTCTTCAAAAAGGCTACCGCCTCACTAACGTAGACCTCACAATTATTGCTCAGGTTCCGCGTCTTGTACCGTGGAAACCGCAAATCAAAAAGAATATTTGCCGGATGCTCAAACTAACTGACGAGCAAGTTAATGTTAAAGCCACAACAGAAGAAAAGCTTGGCTTTACCGGTGAAAAGAAAGGCATCAAAGCAGTAGCAGCAGTTATGGCGTTACGCGGATAA
- a CDS encoding DUF1641 domain-containing protein, translated as MTNEELILARLEAMEEKISMMHSRAETMAELGATLTPIMRDSLHNVMLGELDTLQHRCELDDLSALLKRFVMSVRNITWALERLDDLVDIWALTEPMIKPTFLAAIDKFQELDEKGVFKSISALGESMGKITDKYSPEEIGRMGDGLVVLAGLLEKMGDADLDNAQPVSPLGMVGKLHSQESKQALGLIMELLAALGKEKA; from the coding sequence ATGACCAACGAAGAACTCATTTTAGCCCGCCTTGAAGCCATGGAAGAAAAAATCAGCATGATGCATAGTCGCGCTGAAACCATGGCTGAACTCGGAGCTACCCTTACTCCGATAATGCGGGACTCTCTTCACAACGTAATGCTTGGAGAGCTTGACACTCTACAACATCGCTGTGAACTTGATGACTTGTCCGCTTTGTTGAAACGCTTTGTTATGAGCGTACGCAACATTACATGGGCACTCGAACGCCTTGATGACCTTGTCGACATCTGGGCACTTACAGAACCTATGATTAAGCCGACGTTCCTTGCTGCTATCGACAAATTCCAAGAACTCGATGAAAAAGGTGTGTTCAAATCAATTAGCGCACTTGGCGAATCAATGGGCAAAATTACCGATAAATACTCTCCAGAAGAAATCGGACGTATGGGTGATGGCTTGGTAGTCCTTGCTGGTCTTCTTGAGAAGATGGGCGATGCAGACCTTGACAACGCACAGCCTGTAAGTCCTCTTGGAATGGTTGGCAAACTCCATTCTCAAGAATCCAAGCAAGCGCTTGGTCTTATCATGGAACTTCTTGCTGCTCTTGGAAAAGAGAAAGCATAA
- a CDS encoding FAD/NAD(P)-binding oxidoreductase codes for MKKLLILGSGCGGTMIAAKMRKLLAEKEWDITIIDRDPMHHYQPGWLFVPFGIYTPGDCVKPKAEFIPKGVNFVLDTITNIDPKNKVVSTKEGKYDYDWIVIGTGCRVVPEEVEGMMDDWRGDIHDFYTPDGAAALMPKMHEFTKGKLILNIAETPYKCPVAPLEFLYMADDFFKKRGVRQNIEIELVTPLTGAFTKSVANKILGGLCKEKGINIVPNFVLDSVDTKNKALVDVMGEEINYDLLVSIPPNFGQQVLEDSGIGDAMCFVPTDNHTLKAEEHENMYVIGDATNVPTSKAGSVAHFECDIICENLFAEINGDAPHHKFDGHSNCFIVTSLEKASLIDFNYDTEPLPGKFPLPGIGPFDLLGDTRMNYYGKQMFRWVYYNLMLKGHELPFEPNMYMAGKIDVRKNK; via the coding sequence ATGAAGAAACTACTTATTCTCGGTTCAGGTTGTGGCGGCACAATGATTGCCGCAAAAATGCGCAAGCTGCTTGCCGAGAAAGAATGGGATATCACAATCATCGATCGTGATCCGATGCACCACTACCAGCCGGGCTGGTTGTTTGTGCCTTTCGGTATCTACACTCCGGGTGATTGTGTGAAGCCGAAGGCTGAATTTATCCCAAAAGGTGTTAACTTCGTACTGGATACCATTACCAATATTGATCCTAAGAACAAAGTTGTTTCCACAAAAGAAGGCAAGTACGATTACGACTGGATTGTAATCGGCACTGGCTGTCGTGTTGTGCCGGAAGAAGTAGAAGGCATGATGGACGACTGGCGTGGCGACATCCACGATTTCTATACACCTGATGGTGCTGCGGCTCTCATGCCTAAAATGCATGAATTTACTAAGGGTAAACTTATCCTTAACATTGCCGAAACACCGTACAAGTGTCCTGTAGCTCCACTCGAATTTCTCTACATGGCAGACGATTTCTTTAAAAAGCGCGGCGTACGCCAAAACATCGAAATCGAACTCGTCACCCCTCTCACAGGCGCATTCACCAAATCTGTTGCAAACAAAATCCTTGGTGGGCTCTGTAAAGAAAAAGGCATTAACATTGTGCCAAACTTTGTGCTCGATAGCGTAGACACAAAGAATAAAGCTCTTGTTGATGTGATGGGTGAAGAAATTAACTACGATCTGCTCGTATCAATTCCACCTAACTTTGGTCAGCAAGTACTCGAAGATTCCGGCATTGGTGATGCAATGTGCTTTGTCCCTACGGACAACCACACTCTCAAAGCTGAAGAGCATGAGAACATGTACGTTATTGGCGACGCTACAAACGTACCTACATCCAAAGCTGGTTCCGTTGCTCACTTCGAGTGTGACATCATCTGCGAAAACCTCTTTGCAGAAATCAACGGTGATGCTCCGCATCATAAGTTTGACGGACACTCCAACTGCTTTATTGTTACCAGCCTTGAAAAAGCTTCTCTTATCGACTTTAACTACGATACTGAGCCGCTTCCGGGTAAATTCCCGCTTCCAGGCATTGGTCCTTTCGACCTTCTCGGTGACACACGCATGAACTACTACGGCAAGCAGATGTTCCGCTGGGTTTACTACAACCTCATGCTGAAAGGTCATGAGCTTCCGTTTGAGCCAAACATGTACATGGCTGGCAAAATCGACGTTCGTAAAAACAAATAG
- a CDS encoding Rrf2 family transcriptional regulator: MRISTTAHNASLLLAHLALQDGNKPVPAATLSDKTGISVKFIEKIIRSLKSAGMVRSVRGVAGGHILCRRPEDVTLAQVLRVIEGGVIAPTPQADDDFMQAPVVGSWDSVAQALEETLEKITLADLMQKEASIYSQ; encoded by the coding sequence ATGCGTATCTCTACAACTGCACACAATGCATCACTATTGCTTGCTCATCTTGCTCTTCAGGATGGCAACAAACCAGTACCGGCAGCAACGCTGTCTGACAAAACAGGTATTTCCGTAAAGTTCATTGAAAAAATTATTCGTTCGCTCAAATCTGCCGGAATGGTACGAAGCGTTCGCGGAGTCGCAGGAGGACACATCCTTTGCAGACGTCCGGAAGACGTAACACTCGCACAGGTATTACGAGTAATTGAAGGTGGAGTAATTGCCCCTACTCCACAAGCCGATGATGACTTTATGCAAGCACCGGTTGTCGGGTCCTGGGACAGTGTCGCTCAGGCACTAGAAGAAACTCTTGAAAAGATCACCCTTGCAGATCTTATGCAAAAAGAGGCTTCAATCTACAGCCAATAG